One genomic region from Maridesulfovibrio frigidus DSM 17176 encodes:
- the gatA gene encoding Asp-tRNA(Asn)/Glu-tRNA(Gln) amidotransferase subunit GatA: MSSLIEKSLTEIHSLLIAGEVTAVEAVKACLDQIEKTEPKIKALLAKDGENALKLAEEMDKQGPDASKPLWGVPVVIKDVLATKDITTTCGSKILENFVPFYDATSVAKLKEAGAIIIAKANMDEFAMGSTTENSAYQTTCNPCDLSRVPGGSSGGSGATIAAGQCFAALGTDTGGSIRLPASFCGCVGVKPTYGRVSRYGMIAYGSSLDQIGPMTRTVEDSARILNVIAGHDKRDSTSVNCEVPNYIEALAERTDLSGLTIGLPEEYWGEGLSEEVSEACKNAIKKAEELGAKTVPVKLSMTEYAIATYYIIAMAEASSNLSRFDGIRYGHRSKDADELIDLYTKSRTEAFGDEVQRRIIIGTYVLSAGYYDAYYCKAAQIRRLMRNDFEKAFESCDLIAGPACPTTAFPVGELTADPLQMYLMDIFTISLNLVGMPGMSLPVGIGKDTNMPVGLQLMAPAFGETTMLQAANVLEKNLPDFSKPQKF, from the coding sequence ATGTCCTCACTAATAGAAAAATCGCTCACGGAAATACACTCTCTATTAATTGCGGGTGAAGTTACTGCTGTTGAAGCGGTAAAAGCATGCCTAGATCAAATTGAAAAAACCGAACCTAAAATTAAAGCTCTGCTTGCTAAAGATGGCGAAAACGCACTCAAGCTAGCGGAAGAAATGGACAAGCAAGGCCCGGACGCATCCAAGCCTCTTTGGGGCGTGCCTGTAGTAATTAAAGATGTCCTTGCCACCAAAGACATCACGACTACTTGCGGTTCTAAAATTCTAGAAAATTTCGTTCCTTTTTATGATGCGACTTCTGTTGCCAAGTTAAAAGAAGCAGGCGCCATCATCATAGCTAAAGCTAACATGGATGAATTCGCCATGGGTTCCACAACTGAGAACTCAGCTTATCAGACCACATGCAACCCCTGCGACCTCAGCAGAGTCCCCGGTGGCTCAAGCGGTGGATCAGGGGCTACGATCGCAGCAGGACAGTGTTTTGCGGCTCTGGGTACTGACACGGGCGGTTCCATCAGACTTCCTGCATCCTTTTGCGGATGTGTTGGTGTAAAGCCTACCTACGGAAGAGTCTCCCGCTACGGAATGATCGCATACGGTTCATCCCTTGATCAAATCGGGCCTATGACACGCACTGTCGAAGACTCCGCAAGAATCCTTAACGTCATTGCAGGCCACGACAAACGTGATTCTACATCCGTTAACTGCGAAGTTCCGAACTACATCGAAGCACTTGCTGAACGCACAGACCTTTCAGGACTGACCATCGGCTTGCCGGAAGAGTACTGGGGCGAAGGGCTTTCCGAGGAAGTTTCTGAAGCGTGTAAAAACGCCATCAAAAAGGCAGAAGAACTCGGCGCTAAAACCGTACCTGTCAAACTTTCCATGACAGAGTACGCCATCGCTACCTACTACATAATCGCAATGGCCGAAGCCAGCTCGAACCTTTCACGCTTTGACGGCATTCGCTACGGACACAGATCCAAGGACGCAGACGAGCTGATTGATCTGTACACAAAGTCCCGTACCGAAGCATTCGGTGACGAAGTACAGCGACGTATCATCATCGGAACATACGTTCTTTCAGCTGGTTACTACGATGCATATTACTGCAAAGCGGCCCAGATTCGCCGCTTGATGCGTAATGATTTTGAAAAAGCGTTCGAGTCATGTGACCTCATTGCCGGACCAGCCTGCCCTACCACTGCTTTCCCAGTTGGCGAACTGACAGCTGATCCGTTGCAGATGTACTTGATGGACATATTCACCATTTCTTTAAACCTTGTAGGAATGCCCGGAATGAGCCTGCCAGTAGGAATCGGTAAAGACACCAACATGCCAGTAGGACTCCAGCTAATGGCACCTGCATTTGGCGAAACTACAATGCTCCAAGCTGCGAATGTACTTGAAAAAAATCTGCCTGACTTTTCCAAACCGCAGAAGTTCTAA
- a CDS encoding FeoA family protein — protein sequence MSVSLRSMRKDQRGVVVSVNVRGELGRRIRDMGLIPGTEFRIVGRAPLKDPVALRMKGFTLTLRNNEADFITVEIEE from the coding sequence ATGTCTGTATCGCTTCGATCAATGCGCAAAGATCAGAGGGGTGTTGTTGTCTCTGTGAATGTCAGAGGAGAGCTCGGGCGCAGAATTAGAGATATGGGACTTATTCCGGGCACTGAGTTCAGGATAGTTGGACGTGCTCCATTAAAAGATCCCGTTGCACTGCGTATGAAAGGTTTTACTCTTACACTTCGTAATAATGAAGCTGATTTCATTACTGTAGAGATTGAGGAATAA
- the dnaK gene encoding molecular chaperone DnaK, producing the protein MGKIIGIDLGTTNSCVYVMEGKDPKCVTNPEGGRTTPSIVGFTDKERLVGEIAKRQSVTNPEKTVFAIKRLMGRQVNSPEVKQWAKHCPYELVDGKGGDAWVEIGGKKYSPSEISAIILQQLKKDAETYLGEEVTEAVITVPAYFNDSQRQATKDAGRIAGLEVKRIINEPTAASLAYGFDKKANEKIAVFDLGGGTFDISILEVGDNVVEVRATNGDTFLGGEDFDHNIIEYLVAEFKRENGIDLSQDRMALQRLKEAGEKAKKELSTSTETEVNLPFITADQNGPKHLMVKISRAKLEKLVEDLVNRTKEPCMKALKDAGLKASDIDEVILVGGMTRMPLVQQKVQELFGKEPNRSVNPDEVVAMGASIQGGILAGDVTDVLLLDVTPLSLGIETMGGVLTQLIERNTTIPSRKSQVFTTAAENQPSVSIHVLQGERPMAADNMTLGRFELTGLPAAPRGVPQIEVTFDIDANGIVKVAAKDMGTGKEQSIQITASSGLSEEEIDKMVKDAESHADDDKKKQGLIEARNQADSLIYTTEKSLREVGDNVDAELKTDIEAKAEALKGLLDSDDEEAIKAATEELSQASHKLAEQLYANQGQADAGAEGAADAGAAGPAGEKADDDVVDADYTEVKN; encoded by the coding sequence ATGGGCAAAATTATAGGAATTGACTTAGGTACAACAAACTCATGTGTATACGTAATGGAAGGGAAAGACCCTAAATGCGTAACAAACCCAGAAGGCGGACGTACAACACCTTCTATAGTAGGTTTTACTGACAAAGAACGTCTCGTAGGTGAAATTGCGAAACGTCAGTCTGTAACCAACCCTGAAAAAACTGTTTTCGCTATCAAACGTCTCATGGGACGTCAGGTAAATTCTCCTGAAGTGAAACAGTGGGCTAAACATTGCCCTTACGAACTAGTAGACGGTAAAGGCGGAGACGCATGGGTTGAAATCGGCGGCAAAAAATACAGCCCGTCTGAAATTTCAGCTATTATCCTTCAGCAGCTCAAAAAAGATGCTGAAACTTACCTCGGCGAAGAAGTAACTGAAGCAGTTATTACCGTTCCAGCTTACTTTAACGATTCTCAGCGCCAGGCAACAAAAGATGCCGGACGTATTGCAGGACTCGAAGTTAAGCGTATTATCAACGAACCTACTGCTGCTTCCCTCGCTTACGGATTTGATAAAAAAGCTAACGAAAAAATTGCTGTTTTCGACCTCGGTGGTGGTACATTTGATATCTCTATCCTTGAAGTCGGCGACAACGTTGTTGAAGTTCGCGCAACTAACGGGGACACATTCCTCGGCGGCGAAGACTTTGACCATAATATCATTGAATATCTTGTAGCAGAGTTCAAACGTGAAAACGGCATTGACCTTTCTCAGGATCGCATGGCCTTACAGCGTCTCAAAGAAGCTGGCGAAAAAGCTAAAAAAGAGCTTTCCACTTCTACTGAAACTGAAGTTAACCTGCCATTCATCACAGCTGACCAGAACGGCCCTAAACACCTTATGGTTAAGATTTCCCGCGCTAAGCTGGAAAAACTTGTTGAAGACCTCGTTAACCGCACCAAAGAGCCTTGCATGAAAGCTCTTAAAGATGCTGGCCTTAAAGCATCTGATATCGACGAAGTTATCCTCGTCGGTGGTATGACCCGTATGCCTCTCGTTCAGCAGAAAGTTCAGGAACTTTTCGGCAAAGAGCCTAACCGTTCTGTGAACCCTGATGAAGTTGTTGCAATGGGTGCATCCATTCAGGGTGGTATCCTCGCTGGTGACGTCACTGACGTTCTCCTGCTTGACGTTACTCCTCTGTCTCTCGGTATCGAAACAATGGGCGGAGTTCTCACTCAGCTCATCGAAAGAAACACAACTATCCCGAGTCGTAAAAGTCAGGTTTTCACAACTGCTGCTGAAAACCAGCCTTCTGTCTCCATCCATGTACTACAGGGTGAACGCCCAATGGCTGCAGATAATATGACTCTCGGACGCTTCGAACTGACTGGTCTTCCAGCAGCTCCACGCGGTGTTCCTCAGATCGAAGTAACATTCGACATCGATGCTAACGGTATCGTAAAAGTTGCAGCAAAAGATATGGGTACTGGCAAAGAACAGTCTATCCAGATCACAGCTTCCAGCGGACTATCTGAAGAAGAAATCGATAAGATGGTCAAAGACGCTGAATCTCACGCTGATGATGATAAGAAAAAGCAGGGCCTCATTGAAGCCCGCAATCAGGCTGACTCTTTAATCTACACAACCGAAAAATCATTACGTGAAGTCGGTGACAATGTAGACGCAGAGCTTAAAACTGACATCGAAGCAAAAGCTGAAGCCCTTAAAGGCCTCCTCGATAGCGATGATGAAGAAGCAATCAAGGCAGCTACTGAAGAGCTTTCACAGGCTTCACATAAGCTTGCAGAACAGCTCTACGCTAATCAGGGTCAGGCAGATGCCGGCGCTGAAGGCGCAGCAGATGCTGGCGCAGCCGGCCCAGCTGGTGAAAAAGCTGACGACGATGTTGTCGACGCTGACTACACCGAAGTTAAAAACTAG
- the feoB gene encoding ferrous iron transport protein B: protein MSDKFFVAVSGQPNCGKSTMFNALTGSTARVGNYPGITVDRTEGYYDKKGFEAHLVDLPGTYSLTSYSMEEVVARDVIVDEKPDVVINMLDATSLERSLYLAVQFMEIGVPVVLGLNMMDEVKKKGIRIDSAKLSKLMGVPVIECIARRGVGADELMQAVKQVKDETKGKWTPVNISYGHDLDPAIDEMTAMITESEFMTDRYDPHWLAVKYLEEDEIVIKNGRLAGDLSAKLEAIVKNVSDHVNKTLNTYPEAILADYRYGFINSILKQGVISREDNLRFDVSDKIDNVLTHRFLGPIIMLAVMYAMFYVTFTFGAYPQGWVEDGFGWLSSTLSSILPDGLFKSMLVSGVIDGVGAVMGFTPLILIMFAMLVFLEDLGYMARVAYMVDRVFRMFGLHGMSIMPFIMAGGLPGGCAVPAVMTCRTLRSPKERIATILTAPFMICGAKATAYIMLVSAFYPESATSMMFFLVIISWVLALCVGRLLRWTALRGESTPFVMELPPYRLPTLHGVAIHTWDRVWQYIKKAGTVILAISILMWALMTFPQLPAERVASYEAQRTQVTAESKSWDGSDDLRQAELGKKLNIISYAEGEEGLKTSYAGRMSEAIAPVTDYAGFPWQANIAFIGGFAAKEVFVSTMSTAYSLGDEDPENATSLSEKIAADPEWTPAAIWSVFIFMLVYVPCMVTVAVIVRETNWKWGLFSVFGSLGFGYSLSVLIYQVGTFLGY from the coding sequence ATGAGTGATAAATTTTTTGTAGCTGTTTCGGGACAGCCAAACTGCGGAAAGAGCACCATGTTTAACGCTCTGACTGGATCAACTGCGCGCGTTGGTAACTATCCCGGAATCACTGTTGACAGAACTGAAGGGTATTACGATAAAAAAGGGTTTGAGGCTCATTTAGTTGACTTGCCTGGTACTTATTCTTTGACCTCTTATTCTATGGAAGAAGTTGTCGCCCGTGATGTCATAGTGGATGAAAAACCTGATGTTGTTATCAATATGCTTGATGCTACATCCCTTGAGCGTAGCCTTTATTTAGCTGTTCAATTTATGGAGATCGGCGTTCCCGTTGTTCTCGGATTGAACATGATGGATGAGGTTAAGAAGAAGGGCATTCGCATTGATTCTGCAAAACTTTCTAAGCTCATGGGCGTACCTGTTATTGAGTGCATTGCCCGTCGCGGAGTTGGTGCTGACGAGTTGATGCAGGCTGTTAAGCAGGTTAAGGACGAAACTAAAGGAAAGTGGACTCCTGTAAATATTTCATACGGCCACGATCTTGATCCGGCAATTGATGAAATGACCGCCATGATCACAGAAAGTGAATTCATGACTGACCGTTATGATCCTCACTGGTTGGCTGTTAAGTATCTTGAGGAAGATGAAATTGTTATTAAAAATGGTCGTTTGGCTGGAGATCTGTCAGCTAAGCTTGAAGCAATAGTTAAAAATGTTTCAGACCACGTAAATAAGACTCTTAATACTTATCCTGAAGCGATTCTCGCTGATTACCGTTATGGTTTTATTAACTCTATTTTAAAGCAGGGCGTGATTAGTCGCGAAGATAATCTGCGTTTTGATGTTTCCGACAAAATAGATAATGTTCTGACCCATAGATTTTTGGGTCCGATTATTATGTTAGCAGTCATGTATGCGATGTTTTACGTGACATTTACCTTCGGGGCTTATCCGCAGGGTTGGGTTGAGGATGGATTTGGATGGTTGTCGTCGACTTTATCATCCATTTTGCCGGATGGACTCTTTAAATCCATGCTTGTGTCCGGTGTAATTGACGGCGTTGGCGCTGTTATGGGATTCACGCCGCTTATCCTCATCATGTTCGCAATGCTCGTTTTTCTCGAGGACCTCGGCTATATGGCCCGTGTGGCATACATGGTGGACCGGGTTTTCCGTATGTTCGGCTTGCATGGTATGTCTATCATGCCATTCATTATGGCAGGTGGTTTGCCAGGAGGTTGCGCTGTTCCGGCTGTTATGACCTGCCGTACGTTGCGGAGTCCTAAAGAAAGAATTGCGACAATTTTAACAGCTCCATTCATGATCTGCGGTGCGAAAGCCACAGCATATATTATGTTGGTAAGTGCGTTCTATCCTGAATCTGCGACTTCGATGATGTTCTTTCTAGTTATTATTTCGTGGGTACTTGCTCTTTGCGTTGGTAGACTTTTACGCTGGACTGCGCTGAGAGGCGAGTCCACTCCATTTGTAATGGAACTACCTCCATACAGGCTTCCAACTCTGCATGGCGTGGCAATTCACACATGGGATAGAGTCTGGCAGTACATCAAGAAAGCGGGAACAGTTATTCTCGCCATTTCAATACTTATGTGGGCTCTAATGACCTTTCCACAGCTTCCTGCTGAGCGAGTGGCTTCCTATGAAGCACAGCGCACGCAGGTTACAGCTGAAAGTAAATCATGGGATGGCTCGGATGATCTGAGGCAAGCTGAGCTTGGTAAAAAGCTTAATATTATCAGCTACGCTGAAGGTGAGGAAGGGCTTAAAACTTCGTACGCAGGGCGTATGAGTGAAGCCATTGCTCCCGTGACTGATTATGCCGGATTTCCATGGCAAGCTAATATTGCCTTCATCGGCGGATTTGCCGCGAAAGAGGTGTTTGTTTCCACCATGTCCACAGCATATTCATTAGGTGACGAAGATCCTGAAAATGCAACAAGCCTGAGCGAGAAAATAGCGGCTGATCCTGAATGGACGCCCGCAGCAATCTGGTCCGTGTTTATATTTATGCTGGTATACGTGCCATGTATGGTCACGGTTGCGGTTATCGTAAGAGAGACTAACTGGAAATGGGGATTGTTCTCCGTGTTCGGTTCACTCGGATTCGGTTATTCGCTATCAGTGTTGATTTATCAGGTTGGGACGTTCTTGGGTTATTAA
- a CDS encoding heavy-metal-associated domain-containing protein — protein sequence MKTIEIKGMSCQHCVGSVDKALNSIEGLKNISVNLEKAEATFDEDVSVDEAKIKDVISKIGFEPGAVK from the coding sequence ATGAAGACTATTGAAATTAAAGGTATGAGTTGTCAGCATTGTGTCGGTTCTGTAGACAAAGCTTTAAACTCTATCGAAGGTCTCAAGAATATCAGCGTAAACCTTGAAAAAGCAGAAGCAACTTTTGACGAAGATGTTTCTGTTGATGAAGCTAAAATCAAGGACGTAATTTCCAAGATTGGTTTCGAACCTGGTGCTGTTAAGTAA
- a CDS encoding penicillin-binding protein activator yields the protein MNQEKSSRLFSNIFAIVLVATLLGATTSCISLQKQPVGSTISTQMLSTKDLVKTADQAWLKRDYIASELYYTRLIERADIPKDATLVALERLSISSYNSGHYHEAEARLAEWKNLSPEALNSEIWQKYYFDSLLATKKFTQLSAHLTQTMEDTNLPWDIRSEAGKNLSTLDQSEESMAALERLYTIAPNDDDRKDLERWFIAGLSDKSEQVLEKNSSFISAKNNLKFPYELILFEKAARQSSAKEYWPMAWRTMSGIVQRGQIIDKPGFNKIIADLEAQYGIPRVGIALVLPISGRFQDYGWKIIRGAGAAQWELTKAGLDVDVQVINTEDADWIERVQNLPPWYTVLGGPINVKAFKELELAETYTEKVTFSFLAKPGNLEEGRQAWRFFSSPEDQIRASLDLAINDMGIKDFAILYPQEKFGRQMSQIFWDMAKERGAKITGMESYPPNDFPKWGKVVGKLVRAPQKKAENKADGLGEDAPLPETDFGAVFIPDTWHQAQLLIPHFFFHEADTLLFLGPELWSQALNSARDVEAQNLKLTIAPGAWWSASDGAGRLKEVMNREGLGKPDFWVALGYDFIKFSSKLGTFSPGWTPEQVNARIAEAQHIDFSLAPISWTADGKAHQQLFLFRPETNGKTKIDASTVKKTLANAKTKRSRRVSAWKKTQEELEKANTAKAESKQ from the coding sequence ATGAATCAAGAGAAATCCTCTCGGCTTTTCTCCAATATATTTGCTATTGTTCTGGTCGCCACACTACTGGGCGCAACTACAAGTTGTATATCACTCCAAAAGCAACCTGTTGGATCAACTATTTCTACTCAAATGCTTTCTACGAAAGATTTAGTAAAAACAGCTGATCAAGCTTGGTTGAAAAGGGATTATATCGCCAGTGAACTTTACTATACGCGCCTGATTGAACGTGCCGACATCCCTAAGGATGCTACTCTGGTAGCACTCGAAAGGCTTTCTATCAGCTCGTATAATTCTGGGCACTATCATGAAGCGGAAGCCAGACTTGCAGAGTGGAAGAATCTTTCCCCAGAAGCACTCAATTCTGAAATATGGCAGAAATATTACTTTGACTCACTACTTGCCACTAAAAAATTCACACAACTGAGCGCACACCTGACTCAGACAATGGAAGATACTAACCTACCTTGGGACATTCGTTCCGAAGCTGGTAAAAATCTTTCAACTCTGGACCAGAGCGAAGAATCCATGGCTGCACTGGAAAGACTATATACAATTGCACCCAATGATGATGACAGAAAAGATTTGGAACGATGGTTCATTGCAGGTCTTAGCGATAAGTCCGAGCAAGTCCTTGAAAAAAATTCTTCCTTTATATCAGCAAAAAATAATTTAAAATTCCCATACGAACTCATTCTTTTTGAAAAAGCGGCGAGACAATCCTCAGCTAAAGAATACTGGCCTATGGCATGGCGGACCATGTCAGGTATTGTTCAGCGCGGGCAGATCATCGACAAACCGGGGTTTAATAAAATAATTGCTGATCTTGAAGCACAATATGGAATTCCACGCGTTGGAATTGCACTTGTACTTCCTATTTCAGGACGCTTTCAGGATTACGGTTGGAAAATTATTCGCGGAGCAGGTGCTGCTCAGTGGGAACTGACCAAAGCCGGACTTGATGTTGATGTTCAGGTAATTAATACCGAAGACGCTGACTGGATCGAGCGAGTTCAGAACTTACCACCATGGTATACAGTTCTCGGCGGACCTATAAACGTTAAAGCGTTTAAAGAGCTGGAGCTGGCCGAAACCTACACTGAAAAAGTTACCTTCTCGTTTCTAGCTAAGCCCGGAAATTTAGAAGAAGGAAGACAGGCTTGGAGATTTTTCTCAAGCCCTGAAGATCAAATCAGAGCGTCCCTTGATTTGGCGATTAATGATATGGGAATTAAAGATTTTGCAATTCTATATCCGCAGGAAAAGTTTGGACGACAGATGTCTCAAATTTTCTGGGACATGGCTAAAGAGCGCGGCGCCAAAATTACAGGTATGGAATCATACCCGCCTAACGATTTCCCCAAATGGGGCAAAGTTGTCGGTAAGCTTGTAAGAGCTCCGCAAAAAAAGGCTGAAAATAAAGCTGATGGACTCGGCGAAGACGCACCACTCCCTGAAACAGATTTCGGAGCGGTGTTCATTCCGGATACTTGGCATCAGGCCCAGCTTCTTATCCCTCACTTCTTCTTTCACGAAGCTGACACACTTCTATTTCTCGGACCGGAACTGTGGAGTCAGGCTCTTAATTCAGCCAGAGATGTTGAGGCTCAGAACCTTAAGCTGACTATTGCTCCAGGAGCTTGGTGGTCTGCCAGTGATGGAGCTGGACGCTTAAAAGAAGTTATGAATCGCGAAGGACTAGGTAAGCCAGACTTCTGGGTTGCACTTGGTTATGACTTCATTAAGTTTTCAAGCAAACTCGGAACTTTTTCACCGGGCTGGACTCCAGAACAGGTTAACGCAAGAATTGCTGAAGCACAGCACATCGATTTCAGCCTAGCCCCTATCAGCTGGACTGCTGACGGTAAGGCACATCAGCAACTGTTCTTGTTCCGCCCTGAGACAAACGGAAAAACGAAGATCGACGCTTCTACTGTTAAAAAGACGCTTGCAAATGCTAAGACTAAAAGATCTCGCCGCGTAAGTGCTTGGAAGAAGACTCAAGAAGAACTTGAGAAAGCAAACACAGCCAAAGCTGAATCAAAACAATAG
- the gatC gene encoding Asp-tRNA(Asn)/Glu-tRNA(Gln) amidotransferase subunit GatC translates to MSDVKLSTDEVAKVASLARLDLSEEKKELFAGQLNNILSYMDKLNEIDTKDVEPMFSPVEHTTVLRKDVVTKEHTRDEILANAPDSDGQYFVVPRIV, encoded by the coding sequence ATGAGTGATGTTAAACTCAGTACAGACGAAGTTGCGAAGGTAGCAAGTCTGGCGCGTCTGGATTTATCTGAAGAGAAAAAAGAATTATTCGCAGGACAGCTAAATAATATTCTTTCCTACATGGATAAGCTTAACGAAATCGACACTAAAGATGTTGAGCCTATGTTCAGCCCTGTTGAGCATACAACTGTGCTCAGAAAAGATGTTGTGACGAAAGAACACACTCGGGACGAGATCCTTGCCAACGCCCCTGATTCTGACGGTCAATATTTCGTTGTTCCAAGAATTGTATAG
- the grpE gene encoding nucleotide exchange factor GrpE codes for MSEKKDNSEMNEEENSAPEAEKAAENEVTLSEDELKALCREHVCPSCDVMEEAKDERLRALADSENLKKRLTRETNELKKFASESVLSDLLPIVDNLDLALSHAKDLDACKDFVMGVDMTRKLFLETLARHGLEAVGKIGEEFDPNFHEAMGMAQVAELTDGCVAQVMQRGYVLKGRIIRPAKVMVNKLD; via the coding sequence ATGTCTGAAAAGAAAGATAACTCGGAAATGAACGAAGAAGAAAATTCAGCACCTGAAGCTGAAAAAGCTGCGGAGAACGAAGTGACCCTCAGCGAAGATGAACTTAAAGCTCTTTGCCGGGAACATGTCTGCCCTTCATGCGATGTAATGGAAGAGGCTAAAGACGAACGTTTAAGAGCGCTCGCTGACAGCGAAAATTTAAAGAAAAGACTCACCCGCGAAACTAACGAATTGAAAAAGTTCGCGTCGGAAAGTGTTTTATCTGACTTACTTCCCATTGTAGATAATCTTGACCTTGCTTTGAGTCATGCAAAAGACCTCGACGCATGTAAGGATTTCGTTATGGGCGTAGATATGACCAGAAAATTATTTTTGGAGACTTTAGCCAGACACGGCTTGGAAGCGGTTGGAAAAATCGGTGAAGAATTTGACCCGAACTTCCATGAAGCAATGGGTATGGCTCAAGTTGCTGAACTGACTGACGGCTGTGTTGCTCAGGTAATGCAGAGAGGATACGTACTGAAAGGCAGAATTATCCGTCCCGCGAAAGTCATGGTTAACAAATTAGACTAA
- a CDS encoding aminopeptidase: protein MTKIFPYEDLRQYSKVLLWALEKQLNAKFKNRDIIIIKYDNLAAPLAETLFALLIEKHLHPVLETSLTPAMKAELYINSSYGQLTFFPPGKAELYGKAQGVVRIHAPEEIGAMEEVDPLSIMANKKSMNQFRQRIEKRKIHSSIAWTECAYPTQALADSAGLSLEDYTTRLMRACYLNMPYPDKEWQKIADKTAEIADWLTAMDIKTIRMKSELCDLYFSPGPNRKWLGATGDNIPGYEVYISPDCRTVNGYYYADLPSLYMDRMIYGVRLEFADGIAVGANAMGGEKFLLDHLRVDGGARRVGEFSLTDASISRVDHFMAQTIIDENFGGESGSCHIALGQSLLGTFSGPPEMLDKLFMESLGFNTSEVHWDLVNTEEKKVVATLADGSVKTIYENGKFTI from the coding sequence ATGACAAAAATATTTCCATACGAAGATTTGCGCCAGTACTCAAAAGTACTGCTATGGGCTCTCGAAAAGCAACTTAACGCGAAATTCAAAAACCGCGACATTATAATCATTAAGTATGACAATCTTGCTGCGCCATTAGCTGAAACTCTGTTTGCTCTTTTAATTGAGAAACACCTCCACCCTGTCTTGGAAACTTCCCTTACTCCTGCCATGAAGGCAGAACTTTATATAAATTCTAGTTACGGGCAATTAACATTCTTCCCGCCCGGAAAAGCTGAGCTTTACGGAAAAGCTCAAGGGGTAGTCAGAATCCACGCCCCCGAAGAAATTGGAGCTATGGAGGAGGTTGATCCCCTTTCAATCATGGCTAACAAAAAATCTATGAATCAATTCCGACAGCGCATAGAAAAAAGAAAAATTCACAGCTCTATTGCGTGGACCGAATGCGCCTACCCAACACAGGCTTTGGCGGACAGCGCAGGACTATCTCTTGAGGACTACACAACAAGATTAATGAGGGCCTGCTATCTAAACATGCCCTATCCAGATAAAGAATGGCAGAAAATAGCGGACAAGACTGCTGAAATTGCAGACTGGCTCACCGCGATGGATATCAAAACAATACGAATGAAGTCTGAACTTTGTGACCTATACTTCTCGCCCGGGCCCAATAGAAAATGGCTGGGAGCAACCGGTGATAATATCCCCGGCTACGAAGTTTACATATCGCCGGACTGCCGCACTGTTAACGGATATTATTATGCAGACCTGCCATCATTATATATGGACCGTATGATTTACGGAGTCCGCTTAGAATTTGCGGATGGAATAGCTGTGGGAGCAAATGCCATGGGCGGGGAAAAGTTCCTACTGGATCACCTGCGAGTTGATGGAGGAGCAAGACGAGTCGGCGAGTTTTCGCTTACTGATGCCAGTATTTCACGAGTAGATCATTTCATGGCCCAGACAATCATTGATGAAAACTTTGGCGGCGAAAGCGGAAGTTGCCATATAGCTTTGGGCCAATCGCTACTTGGGACTTTCTCAGGACCGCCGGAAATGCTGGACAAACTATTCATGGAGTCACTCGGTTTCAACACATCAGAAGTACACTGGGACTTAGTAAACACAGAAGAGAAGAAAGTTGTTGCAACACTCGCAGATGGAAGCGTTAAAACAATTTATGAAAATGGAAAGTTTACAATATAA